In one Neobacillus sp. WH10 genomic region, the following are encoded:
- the rpoD gene encoding RNA polymerase sigma factor RpoD: protein MAAEKSARSKEVENELTLEQVKDQLTELGKKIGVLAYDDIAEKLANFELESEQMDEFLEFLGDQGIELVGDNDEEDPDIKKLAKEDDEEFDLNDLSVPPGVKINDPVRMYLKEIGRVDLLSAEEEIKLANRIEEGDEEAKRRLAEANLRLVVSIAKRYVGRGMLFLDLIQEGNMGLIKAVEKFDYRKGFKFSTYATWWIRQAITRAIADQARTIRIPVHMVETINKLIRVQRQLLQDLGREPTPEEIGEDMDLTPDKVREILKIAQEPVSLETPIGEEDDSHLGDFIEDQDATSPSEHAAYELLKEQLEDVLDTLTDREENVLRLRFGLDDGRTRTLEEVGKVFGVTRERIRQIEAKALRKLRHPSRSKRLKDFLE, encoded by the coding sequence TGAAAACGAATTAACCCTTGAACAAGTAAAAGACCAGTTAACTGAGCTGGGTAAAAAAATCGGTGTCCTTGCCTATGATGATATTGCTGAAAAGCTGGCTAATTTTGAATTAGAATCTGAGCAAATGGATGAATTCTTAGAATTCCTAGGTGATCAAGGTATCGAATTGGTCGGTGATAATGATGAGGAAGACCCAGATATTAAAAAATTAGCAAAAGAAGATGACGAAGAATTTGACTTAAATGATCTTAGTGTTCCACCAGGAGTTAAGATTAATGATCCGGTACGTATGTACTTAAAAGAAATTGGTCGTGTTGACTTGCTTTCCGCTGAGGAAGAAATTAAACTGGCCAATCGGATTGAGGAAGGCGACGAAGAAGCAAAACGACGTCTTGCCGAAGCAAACCTCCGTCTTGTTGTAAGTATAGCAAAACGCTATGTAGGACGTGGAATGCTATTTCTTGATCTCATTCAAGAAGGTAATATGGGTCTTATAAAAGCCGTTGAGAAATTTGATTACCGTAAAGGCTTTAAATTCAGTACCTACGCAACATGGTGGATTCGTCAAGCGATAACACGGGCAATTGCTGACCAAGCAAGAACGATTCGAATTCCTGTGCATATGGTTGAAACCATTAATAAACTTATCCGTGTTCAGCGTCAATTACTACAGGATCTTGGCCGCGAACCAACACCTGAAGAAATTGGTGAGGACATGGATTTAACACCTGATAAGGTTAGAGAAATATTGAAAATTGCCCAGGAACCTGTCTCACTCGAAACACCGATTGGTGAAGAAGACGATTCACACCTTGGAGATTTTATTGAAGATCAAGATGCAACATCTCCATCTGAGCATGCTGCCTATGAATTATTAAAAGAGCAGCTCGAAGATGTCCTTGATACTTTAACGGATCGCGAAGAAAATGTCCTTCGCCTGCGTTTTGGTTTGGATGATGGCCGGACTCGTACCCTCGAAGAAGTTGGTAAAGTTTTTGGCGTAACCCGTGAGCGTATTCGCCAAATTGAAGCGAAGGCATTGCGTAAATTACGTCACCCAAGCCGCAGCAAACGCTTAAAAGATTTCTTAGAATAA